The proteins below are encoded in one region of Buttiauxella gaviniae:
- a CDS encoding xylose ABC transporter ATP-binding protein, with amino-acid sequence MPCLLEMKNITKAFGVVKAVDSVSVSVNAGEVMSLCGENGSGKSTLMKVLCGIYPFGSYEGEIWFAGEKLQASHIRDTERKGIAIIHQELALVKHLTVLENIFLGAEISRHGVLDYDSMTLRCQKLLAQVSLNISPDTRVGSLGLGQQQLVEIAKALNKQVRLLILDEPTASLTEQETAVLLGIIRDLQAHGIACIYISHKLNEVKAISDSICVIRDGKPIGTRDAALMSEEDIITMMVGRELTALYPNEPHHIGDEILRVEHLTAWHPVNRHIKRVNDISFSLHKGEILGIAGLVGAGRTEAVQCLFGVWPGKSEGHIFIDNQPVVLGNCQQAIAHGIAMVPEDRKKDGIVPVMAVGQNITLAALSQFSGALSHLDDAAELNCILQSIGRLKVKTSSPDLAIGRLSGGNQQKAILARCLLLNPRILILDEPTRGIDIGAKYEIYKLINQLVQQGIAVIVISSELPEVLGLSDRVLVMHEGRIKADLVNHNLTQEQVMEAALRSEKHVEKQSV; translated from the coding sequence ATGCCTTGTTTACTGGAAATGAAAAATATCACCAAAGCCTTTGGTGTCGTGAAGGCCGTGGATAGCGTCAGCGTGTCCGTTAATGCTGGTGAAGTGATGTCGCTTTGCGGTGAAAACGGCTCAGGAAAATCCACGCTGATGAAAGTGCTGTGCGGCATTTACCCCTTTGGTAGCTACGAAGGTGAAATTTGGTTTGCCGGTGAAAAACTTCAGGCCAGCCATATCCGTGATACTGAACGCAAAGGTATTGCGATTATCCACCAGGAGCTGGCACTGGTTAAGCATTTGACGGTGCTGGAGAATATTTTCCTCGGCGCTGAAATATCACGTCATGGGGTACTGGATTACGACAGCATGACGCTGCGTTGCCAGAAACTCCTGGCGCAGGTGAGTTTAAATATTTCTCCGGATACGCGCGTGGGCTCCCTCGGATTGGGCCAGCAGCAGCTGGTTGAAATTGCCAAAGCGCTGAATAAACAGGTGCGCTTGCTGATTCTTGATGAACCTACCGCTTCACTAACCGAGCAAGAAACGGCGGTGCTTCTGGGGATCATTCGCGACCTGCAAGCGCACGGTATCGCCTGCATTTATATCTCCCACAAGCTCAATGAAGTGAAAGCCATTTCTGACTCCATCTGCGTTATCCGCGACGGCAAGCCGATTGGCACACGTGATGCGGCGCTAATGAGTGAGGAAGACATCATCACTATGATGGTCGGGCGTGAGCTCACGGCGCTTTACCCCAATGAACCTCACCACATCGGGGATGAAATCCTGCGCGTGGAGCATCTCACCGCCTGGCATCCGGTTAACCGGCATATCAAACGGGTGAACGATATTTCGTTTTCACTGCATAAAGGCGAAATCTTGGGGATTGCGGGTTTGGTGGGGGCCGGGCGTACTGAAGCGGTGCAATGTTTGTTTGGCGTCTGGCCGGGTAAATCTGAAGGCCATATTTTCATTGATAACCAGCCCGTCGTGCTCGGTAATTGCCAACAAGCCATTGCCCACGGTATTGCGATGGTGCCTGAAGATCGTAAAAAAGATGGCATCGTGCCGGTGATGGCGGTTGGGCAAAACATCACGCTTGCCGCACTAAGCCAATTTTCTGGCGCGTTATCCCATCTTGATGATGCCGCAGAACTTAACTGCATCCTGCAATCAATTGGGCGACTGAAAGTAAAAACCTCTTCACCCGATCTGGCGATTGGCCGCCTGAGCGGAGGCAATCAGCAAAAAGCGATTCTGGCGCGCTGCCTGCTGCTCAACCCGCGCATTCTGATTCTCGATGAACCCACTCGCGGGATTGATATCGGGGCGAAATACGAAATCTACAAACTGATTAATCAACTGGTTCAGCAGGGGATCGCGGTGATTGTTATCTCTTCTGAACTGCCGGAAGTGCTCGGCCTGAGCGACAGAGTTTTGGTGATGCACGAAGGGCGAATCAAAGCTGACCTGGTAAACCATAATCTGACCCAGGAGCAGGTAATGGAAGCCGCACTGAGGAGTGAAAAGCATGTCGAAAAGCAATCCGTCTGA
- the xylF gene encoding D-xylose ABC transporter substrate-binding protein, with protein MKIKNLLLTLCASLVLTSISGIAKEVKIGMAIDDLRLERWQKDRDIFVKKAESLGAKVFVQSANGNEETQMSQIENMINRGVDVLVIIPYNGQVLSNVIAEAKREGIKVLAYDRMINNADIDYYISFDNEKVGELQAQSIVNKVPSGNYFLMGGSPVDNNAKLFREGQMKVLKPYIESGKIKVVGDQWADGWLPENALKIMENALTANNNKIDAVVASNDATAGGAIQALSAQGLAGKVAISGQDADLAGVKRIIAGTQTMTVYKPITKLANTAAEIAVELGEGKQPASDAKLNNGVKDVPSRLLTPIEVDKSNIDTTVVADGFHKKNEL; from the coding sequence ATGAAGATTAAGAACCTCTTGCTAACGTTGTGTGCCTCACTCGTTCTAACCAGCATCAGCGGTATCGCTAAAGAAGTTAAAATCGGTATGGCGATAGATGATTTACGTCTTGAACGCTGGCAGAAAGACCGCGATATTTTTGTTAAAAAAGCCGAATCGCTAGGGGCGAAGGTGTTTGTTCAGTCTGCCAACGGCAATGAAGAGACGCAGATGTCGCAAATCGAAAACATGATTAACCGTGGTGTTGATGTCCTGGTCATTATTCCTTACAACGGCCAGGTATTAAGTAATGTGATTGCCGAAGCAAAAAGAGAAGGGATAAAAGTATTAGCGTACGATCGCATGATTAATAATGCCGACATTGATTATTATATCTCTTTTGATAATGAAAAAGTCGGCGAGTTACAAGCCCAAAGCATTGTTAATAAAGTGCCTTCTGGTAATTATTTCTTAATGGGCGGCTCGCCTGTAGATAATAATGCCAAGCTATTCCGTGAAGGCCAGATGAAAGTATTAAAACCTTATATTGAGAGTGGGAAAATAAAAGTCGTCGGCGATCAATGGGCTGACGGTTGGCTGCCAGAAAATGCGCTGAAAATTATGGAGAATGCGCTGACGGCCAATAACAACAAAATTGATGCGGTTGTGGCATCAAACGATGCAACAGCGGGCGGTGCAATTCAGGCGCTCAGTGCCCAAGGGTTAGCGGGTAAAGTGGCAATTTCCGGGCAGGATGCGGACTTAGCAGGGGTTAAGCGCATCATCGCCGGTACCCAAACTATGACGGTATACAAACCCATTACCAAACTTGCGAATACCGCTGCTGAAATTGCGGTGGAATTGGGCGAGGGCAAACAACCTGCCTCCGACGCCAAACTGAATAACGGTGTTAAGGATGTCCCTTCCCGCCTTCTGACGCCAATCGAAGTGGATAAATCCAATATTGATACCACCGTTGTGGCAGACGGTTTCCACAAAAAGAACGAGCTGTAA
- the xylA gene encoding xylose isomerase, translating into MQAYFDQLDRVRFEGPKTTNPLAFRHYNPDEIVLGKRMEEHLRFAACYWHNFCWNGADMFGVGSFERPWQQPGDALALAKGKADVAFEFFHKLNVPYYCFHDVDVSPEGASLKEYLNNFAHMTDVLAQKQQETGVKLLWGTANCFTNPRYGAGASTNPDPEVFSWAATQVATAMNATHKLGGENYVLWGGREGYESLLNTDLRQEREQIGRFMQMVVEHKHKIGFRGTLLIEPKPQEPTKHQYDYDVATVYGFLKQFGLEKEIKVNIEANHATLAGHSFHHEIASAIALGIFGSVDANRGDPQLGWDTDQFPNSVEENALVMYEILKAGGFTTGGLNFDAKVRRQSTDKYDLFYGHIGAMDVMALSLKIAARMIEDGELDKRVAKRYAGWNSEIGQQILKGQMSLAQVAQYAEQHNLAPQHQSGHQELLENLVNHYLFDK; encoded by the coding sequence ATGCAAGCCTATTTCGACCAACTTGATCGTGTACGTTTTGAAGGCCCTAAAACCACTAACCCACTGGCATTCCGCCATTACAATCCTGATGAAATCGTTCTTGGCAAACGCATGGAAGAGCACCTGCGCTTTGCGGCATGTTACTGGCATAACTTCTGCTGGAACGGTGCGGATATGTTCGGCGTTGGCTCGTTTGAACGTCCGTGGCAGCAGCCCGGTGACGCGCTTGCGTTGGCAAAAGGCAAAGCCGATGTGGCCTTTGAGTTTTTCCACAAACTCAACGTGCCGTATTACTGTTTCCACGATGTAGACGTTTCTCCGGAAGGGGCATCGCTCAAAGAGTATTTGAATAACTTCGCGCACATGACCGATGTGCTGGCGCAAAAACAGCAAGAAACCGGTGTGAAACTGCTGTGGGGTACGGCTAACTGCTTTACCAATCCACGTTACGGCGCGGGTGCGTCCACCAACCCTGATCCGGAAGTGTTCTCCTGGGCGGCTACGCAAGTCGCCACGGCGATGAATGCTACACACAAGCTGGGTGGGGAAAACTATGTCTTATGGGGTGGGCGTGAAGGTTACGAATCCCTGCTGAATACCGATCTGCGCCAGGAACGCGAGCAAATTGGCCGCTTCATGCAGATGGTCGTTGAGCATAAACACAAAATCGGTTTCCGCGGCACGCTGCTTATCGAACCGAAACCGCAAGAGCCAACGAAACATCAGTACGATTATGATGTTGCCACCGTCTACGGCTTCCTGAAACAGTTTGGTCTGGAAAAAGAGATCAAAGTAAATATTGAAGCCAACCACGCAACGCTTGCCGGTCACTCGTTCCATCACGAAATCGCCAGCGCCATTGCGCTGGGCATCTTCGGCTCTGTTGACGCCAACCGCGGCGATCCGCAGTTGGGTTGGGACACCGATCAGTTCCCGAACAGCGTGGAAGAGAACGCGTTAGTGATGTACGAAATCCTTAAAGCAGGCGGCTTCACCACCGGTGGCCTGAACTTTGACGCCAAAGTTCGTCGCCAAAGCACCGATAAGTACGATCTGTTCTATGGTCATATTGGTGCGATGGACGTGATGGCGCTGTCGCTGAAAATCGCCGCGCGTATGATTGAAGACGGTGAACTGGATAAGCGTGTCGCGAAGCGTTATGCCGGTTGGAACAGTGAGATTGGCCAGCAAATTCTGAAAGGGCAAATGTCGCTCGCACAAGTTGCACAGTATGCTGAACAGCATAACCTGGCACCGCAGCATCAAAGCGGGCATCAGGAACTGCTGGAAAACCTGGTAAATCATTACCTGTTTGATAAATAA
- the xylB gene encoding xylulokinase, translating into MYIGIDLGTSGVKVILLGEQGEVLASRTETLNVSRPHPLWSEQDPEDWWQATDRAMKALGEQHSLQGVKALGIAGQMHGATLLDSQQKVLRPAILWNDGRCGEECALLEANVPESREITGNLMMPGFTAPKLLWVQRQEPEVFAQIDKVLLPKDYLRLRMTGIFASDMSDAAGTLWLDVAKRDWSDKMLDACKLSRQQMPDLYEGSEITGMLKADVARPWNMPAVPVVAGGGDNAAGAVGVGMMDVGQAMLSLGTSGVYFAVSDGFRSKPESAVHSFCHALPNRWHLMSVMLSAASCLDCAAKLTGMESVPKLLAAAENANEEAGDIWFLPYLSGERTPHNNPQAKGVFFGLTHQHGPAELARAVLEGVGYALADGMDVVHSCGVTPQSVTLIGGGARSPYWRQMLADISGQTLDYRTGGDVGPALGAARLAQIAMSPEKPLQALLPQLPLEQRHQPDMTRHEVYTSRRKVFNQIYQQLLPLMS; encoded by the coding sequence ATGTACATCGGAATCGATCTCGGAACATCAGGTGTGAAGGTCATTTTGCTCGGAGAGCAAGGCGAGGTGCTCGCTTCACGGACTGAAACGCTGAATGTGTCACGCCCGCACCCGTTATGGTCTGAGCAAGATCCAGAAGACTGGTGGCAAGCGACGGACAGGGCAATGAAAGCGCTCGGTGAACAGCATTCCCTGCAGGGCGTAAAAGCGCTGGGGATAGCCGGGCAAATGCACGGGGCTACACTGCTTGATAGCCAGCAGAAAGTATTGCGCCCGGCTATTTTATGGAACGACGGCCGCTGCGGAGAAGAGTGCGCCTTGCTTGAAGCCAACGTGCCGGAATCACGTGAGATTACTGGCAACCTGATGATGCCTGGTTTTACCGCGCCAAAACTACTCTGGGTTCAACGTCAAGAACCTGAAGTTTTCGCGCAAATCGATAAAGTGCTGTTACCGAAAGATTACCTGCGTCTGCGTATGACCGGTATTTTCGCAAGCGATATGTCCGATGCCGCAGGTACCCTGTGGCTGGATGTCGCGAAGCGAGACTGGAGCGACAAAATGCTCGACGCCTGCAAGCTAAGCCGCCAACAAATGCCGGATTTATACGAAGGTAGCGAAATTACCGGTATGCTCAAAGCAGACGTTGCCAGGCCGTGGAATATGCCCGCCGTGCCCGTCGTTGCAGGCGGTGGTGATAACGCCGCTGGAGCCGTGGGGGTGGGCATGATGGATGTCGGCCAGGCGATGTTATCGCTCGGAACATCAGGCGTTTACTTCGCGGTTAGCGATGGTTTTCGAAGTAAACCAGAAAGTGCCGTGCACAGTTTTTGCCACGCCTTACCCAACCGCTGGCATTTAATGTCCGTCATGCTGAGCGCCGCCTCCTGTCTTGACTGTGCCGCAAAACTGACCGGCATGGAAAGCGTACCAAAATTATTAGCCGCAGCCGAAAATGCCAACGAAGAAGCCGGAGATATCTGGTTCCTGCCGTATCTTTCGGGCGAGCGCACCCCCCACAATAACCCCCAGGCAAAAGGCGTTTTCTTTGGCTTAACCCATCAGCATGGGCCCGCCGAACTCGCTCGTGCGGTGCTGGAAGGCGTGGGTTATGCATTAGCGGATGGGATGGATGTGGTGCATTCCTGCGGTGTGACACCACAAAGCGTGACGCTAATCGGTGGCGGAGCGCGTAGCCCGTACTGGCGGCAAATGCTGGCAGATATAAGCGGGCAGACGCTGGATTATCGCACCGGGGGCGACGTGGGCCCGGCGCTTGGTGCTGCTCGTCTGGCCCAAATCGCAATGTCTCCGGAAAAACCGTTGCAAGCGCTGCTTCCGCAGTTGCCGCTTGAACAACGCCATCAACCCGATATGACCCGTCACGAAGTCTACACATCTCGCCGCAAAGTGTTTAACCAGATTTATCAGCAGTTGTTGCCGTTGATGTCGTGA